One Cucurbita pepo subsp. pepo cultivar mu-cu-16 chromosome LG11, ASM280686v2, whole genome shotgun sequence DNA window includes the following coding sequences:
- the LOC111805743 gene encoding vacuolar protein sorting-associated protein 36, with amino-acid sequence MADLFPPAAELTASGRPVLLPSEIECSILSAVDLECDEIPSFPLLKSGIIILTTHRIVWISDSTNSSNSAVAVPLAAVNHIFSSKKSIKSMFSSPRVRFQVSFRSGGGLRSAVVTIVIRGKGDHEVFVSKFWENWRAKAWENDDNNNTKGSSSSSASGPSSTGSGGFYSSEGTVRMVGVSGILRKEQEMWENTDKSLQEAFQDLNALMSKAKEMVTLAEKMRQKLLSSHSGATNDDEVASKEEIQDWLLSVGIISPVTKESAGALYHQQLSRQLADFVRTPLDIAGGMISVIDIYCLFNRARGTELISPDDLLLACSLWEKIDVPVMLRKFDSGVMVIQSKSYSDDEVLARIRTLVSKPDALQFGISASDAARTLGIAPAMAKEHLLTAESKGVLCRDVSPEGFRFYINLFPEINSEDLYLVKNYTIYATWIKAVTANRPR; translated from the exons ATGGCCGACCTCTTCCCGCCGGCGGCCGAACTCACTGCCAGCGGCCGTCCGGTGCTGCTCCCAAGTGAAATCGAATGTTCAATCCTCTCCGCCGTAGACCTCGAGTGCGATGAAATTCCGTCCTTCCCTCTCCTGAAGTCTGGCATTATCATCCTCACCACTCACCGTATCGTCTGGATTTCTGACTCGACCAATTCCTCCAATTCCGCTGTTGCGGTGCCTCTCGCCGCCGTCAACCATATCTTTTCGTCCAAGAAGAGCATCAAGTCAATGTTCTCCTCACCCAGGGTCCGTTTCCAGGTATCGTTTCGCTCTGGCGGGGGTTTGAGATCGGCTGTGGTCACGATTGTAATTAGGGGAAAGGGGGATCACGAGGTCTTTGTGAGCAAGTTTTGGGAGAATTGGCGAGCTAAGGCGTGGGagaatgatgataataataatactaaagGTTCCAGCAGCAGTTCTGCGTCCGGGCCGAGTTCTACGGGTTCTGGTGGATTCTATTCGAGTGAAGGAACAGTGAGGATGGTTGGAGTGTCGGGAATTTTGAGGAAGGAGCAAGAGATGTGGGAGAATACTGATAAGAGCTTACAAGAAGCTTTCCAGGATCTAAATGCTTTAATG AGTAAAGCTAAAGAAATGGTAACGTTAGCAGAGAAGATGAGACAAAAACTTTTATCCAGTCACAGTGGTGCTACAAACGATGATGAAGTtgcttcaaaagaagaaatacaGGATTGGTTGTTGAGCGTTGGTATCATTTCCCCTGTGACGAAAGAGTCTGCTGGCGCTCTTTATCATCAACAGTTGTCTCGACAG CTGGCAGATTTTGTTCGAACTCCACTTGATATAGCCGGTGGAATGATCAGTGTTATAGATATATACTGTCTATTCAATCGTGCTCGAGGAACAG AATTGATCTCACCAGACGATTTGCTGCTAGCATGTTCTCTTTGGGAGAAGATTGATGT TCCAGTAATGCTCCGGAAATTTGACAGTGGAGTCATGGTAATCCAGAGTAAATCCTACAGTGATGATGAG GTTCTTGCTAGAATAAGAACTTTAGTATCAAAACCTGATGCTCTCCAATTCGGTATTAGCGCTAGTGATGCTGCAAGGACTCTTGGGATTGCCCCAGCTATGGCCAAGGAGCATCTTCTAACGGCAGAGAGCAAAG GCGTCCTATGCAGAGATGTCAGCCCTGAGGGGTTCCGGTTTTATATTAACTTATTTCCTGAGATCAACTCAGAAGATTTATATTT GgttaaaaattatacaatttATGCCACATGGATCAAGGCTGTCACCGCTAATAG GCCGAGATAA